A window of Prolixibacter sp. SD074 contains these coding sequences:
- the rpoN gene encoding RNA polymerase factor sigma-54 has translation MQKLSLQQKLLQKLSPQQIQVIKLLEVPTMQLEQRIKKELEENPVLDLDNESSDSEEEEYDNELKSNDDKDNEEFSVDDYLNDEDYPSYKYTSQNYSKDDKFTEIPFSAGASFHEFVEQQLTEVSLSEDELVLAEQIIGNIDEDGYLRRDLESIMDDLAFMQNVTTDEPELLRILRVIQEFDPPGVGARNLRECLRLQIERKDLSKPEIQLASRVLRDTFDEFTRKHYDKITRKFGISEDELKKAIDEILKLNPKPGSSFSNTINRTNQTIIPDFILELVDGDLQLSLNQRNVPDLHINGHYANMLKAYQENKKNLSRQDKDTVMFMKQKLDSAKWFIDAIRQRQQTLLLVMNEIIDYQKEYFMEGDETRLHPMILKDIAERTGLDISTVSRVSNSKYIQTHFGIFPLKYFFSESMQKDTGEEVSTREIKQILKECIEGEDKRKPLTDQALAEILKQKSYPIARRTVAKYREQMDIPVARMRKEL, from the coding sequence ATGCAAAAATTAAGTCTTCAACAAAAATTGCTGCAAAAGCTTTCTCCACAGCAGATACAAGTTATCAAGCTGTTGGAGGTTCCTACGATGCAGTTGGAGCAGCGCATCAAGAAAGAGCTGGAAGAGAATCCGGTACTGGATCTCGACAATGAAAGTTCGGATTCCGAAGAAGAAGAGTACGATAATGAACTAAAATCCAACGATGACAAGGATAATGAAGAATTCTCGGTAGACGATTACCTGAATGACGAAGATTACCCTTCGTACAAGTACACATCACAGAATTATTCAAAAGACGATAAGTTTACCGAAATCCCGTTTTCAGCCGGCGCGTCATTCCATGAATTTGTTGAACAGCAATTGACCGAAGTATCGCTTTCGGAAGACGAATTAGTACTAGCTGAGCAAATCATCGGGAACATCGATGAAGATGGCTATTTGCGCCGCGATTTGGAGTCGATTATGGACGATTTGGCATTCATGCAGAATGTCACCACCGATGAGCCTGAACTACTTCGCATTCTTCGGGTAATTCAAGAATTTGATCCGCCTGGCGTTGGGGCGCGTAACCTTCGCGAATGCCTAAGGCTGCAAATCGAACGAAAAGACTTGTCGAAACCGGAAATACAACTGGCTTCCCGTGTTCTTCGCGACACCTTCGATGAATTCACGCGCAAGCATTATGACAAAATAACCCGGAAGTTTGGTATTTCCGAAGACGAGTTGAAAAAGGCAATTGATGAAATATTGAAGCTGAATCCCAAGCCTGGCAGTTCATTCAGTAATACCATCAACCGCACCAACCAAACCATTATTCCGGACTTTATTTTGGAACTGGTGGATGGTGACCTTCAGCTTTCGCTGAATCAGCGTAATGTACCCGATCTTCACATTAACGGGCATTATGCCAACATGCTCAAGGCTTACCAGGAAAACAAGAAGAACCTGAGCCGGCAGGATAAGGATACCGTGATGTTTATGAAGCAAAAGCTCGACTCGGCCAAGTGGTTCATTGATGCGATTCGCCAACGGCAGCAAACGCTTCTTCTGGTGATGAATGAAATCATCGACTATCAGAAAGAATACTTCATGGAAGGAGATGAAACCCGCTTGCATCCGATGATCCTGAAAGATATCGCCGAAAGGACCGGACTTGATATTTCTACGGTTTCGCGCGTTTCGAACAGCAAATATATCCAAACACATTTCGGGATTTTTCCACTCAAATATTTCTTTTCCGAATCGATGCAAAAAGACACCGGCGAGGAAGTTTCTACCAGAGAAATCAAACAAATTCTCAAGGAATGCATTGAGGGAGAGGACAAACGCAAGCCATTAACCGACCAGGCGTTGGCCGAAATACTGAAACAGAAATCATACCCGATTGCACGTCGCACTGTTGCCAAATACCGCGAGCAAATGGATATTCCGGTAGCCCGGATGCGAAAGGAGTTATAA
- a CDS encoding SPOR domain-containing protein produces the protein MKRFVIAVMVIVVAYSYSCKNKEKPAPPPPAPPKIEAPKPKPKPVAKPKPVVKDEGVNLNDKFFVIVNSYTIPEYAREKSKEWSKKGFKPRVIMRNMDGYYRLAIKSFNDSSDAMAAALKLRKEYPEFKDAWVMNRSGKIEDEEQN, from the coding sequence ATGAAGAGATTTGTGATTGCCGTGATGGTTATCGTCGTCGCTTATTCCTATTCCTGTAAAAATAAGGAAAAGCCGGCACCACCACCACCAGCTCCTCCAAAAATTGAGGCTCCTAAGCCAAAACCAAAACCCGTAGCCAAGCCTAAACCGGTTGTTAAAGACGAAGGAGTTAATCTTAATGACAAATTTTTTGTCATTGTAAATAGCTATACGATTCCTGAGTATGCCCGTGAAAAAAGTAAGGAATGGAGCAAGAAAGGCTTCAAACCGCGTGTAATTATGCGAAATATGGATGGCTATTACCGTTTGGCGATCAAATCATTTAATGATTCTTCAGATGCAATGGCTGCTGCATTGAAACTTCGAAAAGAATATCCGGAGTTTAAAGATGCCTGGGTGATGAACCGCTCAGGCAAAATTGAAGATGAGGAACAAAATTGA
- a CDS encoding inorganic phosphate transporter, translating to MENFYLILVIILFALAASDLIVGVSNDAVNFLNSAIGSKAAPKWLILGVAGLGVLIGATFSSGMMEVARKGIFHPDMFAFSEIMTIFLAVMITDIILLDLFNTFGLPTSTTVSIVFELLGSAVAVAAVKIKESSGSMVELAQYINTEKALAIISGILVSVVIAFTVGTIVQWFTRLVFTFKYEKKIRYIGSIFGGFAIAVITYFIVIKGAKGASWLTPENIAYLKNNMWLILLFSFIGWAILLQILQFVFKKFDIPKFIVLVGTFALAMAFAGNDLVNFIGVPLAGFESFKAWVAAGAINPDGYTMSILNQPVKTDTYMLLITGLIMIGTLIISRKAKSVVATTVDLARQSEGDERFGSSFASRALVRSSIRTGNRMKKILGNRITSWVDSRFEAVPGDDANPDRPSFDKIRAASNLVVASVLITIGTNLKLPLSTTYVTFMVAMGTSLADRAWDRESAVYRISGVFTVVGGWFLTAFVAFTVSLIIATLISLGGKIMIFVFAAVAAVMVIRTHVFFRKREASKLEEEDFPEATVEVEKVLDKSNQKVISAIISTSKAYFLGLESFFAQNRKQLAKIDQDVEAFNQKARKLKANISKVVQKLQKDSVETGHFYVQIMDYLREMAHSIKYVVGPLHQHVENNHKPFNDDQVEDLTQFTSQITDFMNFALHIIKESEFDHIEELIEKRQVIINNIRDLEKNQIRRIKKKEVNSRNSVLFFNIMSETKNLLLQTVNMVKSTRDFITHTPMDQ from the coding sequence ATGGAAAACTTTTATCTAATCCTTGTAATTATCCTGTTTGCCCTGGCTGCTTCCGACCTGATTGTCGGGGTAAGTAACGATGCGGTTAACTTCCTGAATTCAGCCATAGGTTCCAAAGCCGCTCCCAAATGGCTCATTTTGGGCGTCGCCGGTTTAGGTGTTCTTATTGGTGCAACCTTTTCCAGTGGTATGATGGAAGTAGCCCGGAAAGGGATCTTCCATCCCGACATGTTTGCTTTTTCCGAAATCATGACCATTTTCCTGGCGGTGATGATAACGGACATCATCCTGCTGGACCTGTTTAACACATTTGGGTTGCCTACATCCACAACGGTATCCATCGTGTTCGAGTTGTTGGGCTCCGCTGTAGCAGTGGCCGCTGTTAAAATCAAAGAATCTTCGGGTTCGATGGTTGAATTGGCTCAATATATTAACACTGAAAAAGCGCTCGCTATTATTTCCGGAATTCTGGTTTCGGTAGTCATCGCATTTACTGTCGGTACAATTGTCCAGTGGTTTACCCGACTGGTTTTCACTTTTAAATACGAAAAAAAAATTCGCTATATCGGATCCATCTTCGGAGGTTTCGCAATTGCCGTTATTACCTATTTCATTGTAATTAAAGGAGCAAAAGGTGCATCGTGGTTAACACCGGAGAATATTGCTTACCTCAAAAACAACATGTGGCTGATCTTGCTTTTCAGTTTCATCGGCTGGGCCATTTTGTTGCAAATCCTGCAATTCGTTTTCAAGAAATTCGATATCCCTAAGTTCATTGTTCTCGTCGGAACTTTTGCATTAGCCATGGCTTTCGCCGGAAACGATTTGGTGAACTTTATCGGGGTACCACTTGCCGGGTTCGAGTCGTTTAAGGCCTGGGTGGCGGCTGGCGCAATCAATCCCGATGGATATACGATGAGCATCCTGAACCAACCGGTTAAAACCGATACCTATATGCTGTTAATTACCGGTTTGATCATGATTGGAACCCTTATCATTTCACGAAAAGCCAAATCGGTAGTAGCCACTACGGTTGATTTAGCCCGCCAGTCTGAAGGAGATGAACGGTTTGGTTCTTCATTTGCGTCACGTGCATTGGTTCGCTCTTCTATCCGCACCGGCAACCGCATGAAAAAAATATTGGGTAATAGAATTACCAGCTGGGTCGACAGTCGGTTCGAAGCAGTTCCGGGAGATGATGCCAATCCCGATCGACCATCTTTTGACAAAATCAGGGCAGCCAGCAACCTGGTTGTTGCTTCTGTTTTAATTACCATCGGTACCAACCTGAAACTACCACTTTCGACAACTTATGTCACCTTTATGGTAGCCATGGGTACTTCACTGGCCGACCGTGCCTGGGATCGAGAATCAGCAGTTTACCGAATTTCGGGTGTTTTCACGGTAGTCGGTGGATGGTTCCTGACAGCCTTTGTTGCCTTTACCGTTTCACTGATTATTGCTACGCTGATTTCGCTCGGGGGTAAAATCATGATTTTCGTGTTTGCAGCTGTGGCCGCCGTTATGGTAATCCGCACGCATGTATTCTTCCGTAAGCGCGAAGCAAGTAAGCTGGAAGAGGAAGATTTCCCTGAAGCAACCGTTGAAGTAGAGAAAGTGCTCGATAAATCCAATCAGAAAGTAATCAGCGCTATCATTTCCACATCGAAAGCTTATTTTCTCGGACTGGAAAGCTTCTTTGCACAAAACCGCAAGCAATTGGCCAAGATCGATCAAGACGTTGAAGCATTCAACCAAAAAGCAAGAAAGCTGAAAGCCAATATTTCGAAAGTCGTGCAGAAGCTGCAGAAAGATTCGGTTGAAACCGGGCACTTCTATGTCCAAATAATGGATTATCTGCGTGAAATGGCTCACTCTATTAAGTATGTCGTTGGCCCCTTGCACCAGCACGTTGAGAATAATCACAAGCCCTTTAACGATGACCAGGTTGAAGATTTAACCCAATTCACTTCACAGATTACCGATTTCATGAATTTTGCCCTTCACATTATTAAAGAGAGTGAATTCGATCACATTGAAGAACTGATCGAAAAAAGACAAGTCATCATCAATAACATTCGTGATTTGGAGAAAAATCAGATTCGCCGAATCAAGAAAAAAGAAGTCAACAGCCGCAACTCGGTCCTGTTTTTCAATATCATGTCAGAAACCAAGAACTTGTTGCTGCAAACTGTCAATATGGTAAAATCAACCAGAGACTTTATTACCCATACTCCAATGGACCAATAG
- a CDS encoding TonB-dependent receptor: protein MNFKHAVFSLMLVIGSVFTAFAQTGSIRLTVVDDKTGETLIGATVMMEGTSKGTITDFDGVATLNDINSGAYNIRVSYISYQTIVISDVKVEAGKSEKFTVHLKPADLEINEVVITAKAAKNSENALLTLQRKSPKLFDAITADQFSRMGVSDAAGALKKVTGVTIESGKYVFVRGLGDRYSKSVLNGADVPSLDPNKNSVQLDLFPTNLIDNIIVYKTFTPDLPGDFTGGLVDINTKDFPTSFNLTFSLGLEYNPQANFNSDFLAPKGSPTDFLGYDNGFRDLPKEISQYSASDFPDPYINKTEITNVSRAFRNKQFNPGKASQFMNHSFSFSVGDQVKLFNKPLGYIFGLSYNRKYSNYTDGIQNAYEGISQGQTTLNRDIHTSSVEQKSEDEILLGAMFNTSYKFNNNNKIGLSLLTNQSGTSEARYQEGYLLDANPDSTTRLQNRTITYTQRAFRNGQLRGEHVFPHLHNLNVKWSNSFTTSSIKQPDTRMIRNQYTINPQGDTLYYMGNLDRPSRFYRDLKEINNSSKLDFTLPVKLFGRRESKVKFGGLYTYKNRTFRENIYQYNIQANKNFDGNINVFFQDQNLGYVDGVLKNYLMIINIDGNNFDAYQRLLSTYAMIESPIAKKLNLTAGVRMEKTDMNLRAFNDSTGTINTNDLLPSLALTYNVSDKTNIRISANRTLARPSFREFAPLATYDFFGGYIQNGNPDLKRTLVNNFDLRWEKFPSPGEYLSASLFYKRFFNPIENAQLPRAGGSTSQFQFKNVDKSSLYGAEVEVRKNLGSLAEALKNFRVSANFTYVYSYVNVTPAELLAIRSWDPGASDTRPMYNQAPYTFNGSLSYDNPEKGWESTLSFNVSGKRLIVYQIDLPSIYLQPMPDMNFTLKKDLSKRCSLMFKAKNILDNTYKEQITLGDNIYYTTKYQQGRTYALTFNYRLSKQ from the coding sequence ATGAATTTTAAGCATGCTGTATTCAGTCTAATGTTGGTAATTGGTAGTGTTTTTACTGCCTTTGCTCAAACAGGTTCCATCCGGTTGACAGTGGTTGACGATAAAACCGGTGAAACATTGATTGGAGCAACGGTCATGATGGAAGGGACCTCCAAAGGGACCATTACTGATTTTGATGGAGTTGCCACACTCAACGATATTAATTCAGGCGCCTACAACATCAGGGTGTCTTACATATCATACCAAACGATCGTCATTAGCGATGTGAAAGTGGAAGCCGGGAAAAGCGAAAAATTCACCGTTCATCTAAAGCCGGCCGATCTCGAAATTAATGAGGTAGTCATTACGGCCAAAGCCGCCAAGAATAGTGAAAATGCCTTACTTACCCTGCAACGAAAATCGCCGAAACTATTCGATGCAATTACTGCTGACCAGTTTTCGCGCATGGGCGTAAGCGATGCAGCCGGGGCATTAAAAAAGGTAACCGGTGTTACCATTGAATCAGGAAAATATGTGTTTGTCAGAGGTTTGGGAGACCGCTACAGTAAATCAGTACTGAACGGAGCGGATGTTCCCAGTTTGGATCCGAATAAAAACTCGGTCCAGCTTGACCTGTTTCCCACCAACCTGATTGACAATATTATCGTATATAAAACATTCACACCCGATCTGCCCGGCGATTTTACCGGCGGATTGGTTGATATCAACACCAAGGATTTTCCGACATCCTTTAATCTTACTTTTTCGCTGGGGCTTGAATACAATCCGCAAGCCAACTTTAACAGCGACTTTTTGGCTCCGAAGGGAAGTCCGACTGATTTCCTTGGTTATGACAATGGTTTCCGGGATTTGCCCAAAGAAATCAGTCAATACAGCGCCAGCGATTTTCCCGATCCGTATATAAATAAAACGGAAATCACAAATGTTTCCAGAGCATTCAGGAACAAGCAGTTCAATCCGGGAAAGGCTTCGCAGTTTATGAATCATAGTTTCAGCTTCTCAGTAGGCGATCAGGTAAAACTGTTCAATAAACCGTTAGGATACATTTTCGGCCTTTCGTATAACCGGAAATATTCCAATTATACCGATGGAATTCAGAATGCCTATGAAGGTATTAGCCAAGGGCAAACGACACTGAACAGAGATATCCATACATCCAGCGTAGAGCAGAAATCGGAAGATGAAATACTGTTGGGAGCGATGTTCAATACTTCTTACAAGTTCAACAATAACAACAAAATTGGGTTGAGCCTGTTGACCAACCAAAGCGGAACCAGCGAAGCGCGCTACCAGGAAGGCTACCTGCTGGACGCCAACCCGGACTCAACGACCCGCCTGCAAAACCGCACGATCACATATACCCAAAGAGCTTTCCGGAATGGACAGTTGAGAGGTGAACATGTATTTCCTCATCTGCACAACCTGAATGTGAAATGGAGCAATTCATTTACGACCTCTTCCATAAAGCAACCCGATACGCGAATGATCAGGAACCAATACACCATCAACCCGCAGGGAGATACGCTGTATTACATGGGTAACCTCGACCGCCCTTCGCGCTTCTACCGTGACCTGAAAGAGATTAACAATAGCTCGAAACTTGATTTTACCCTTCCGGTGAAATTATTCGGCAGACGCGAGTCGAAAGTAAAGTTCGGTGGATTGTACACTTATAAAAACCGTACGTTCAGGGAGAATATTTACCAGTACAACATTCAGGCAAATAAAAACTTCGATGGCAACATCAACGTCTTCTTCCAGGATCAAAATCTCGGTTATGTGGATGGTGTGCTGAAAAACTATCTGATGATAATTAACATTGATGGAAACAACTTCGATGCCTATCAGCGATTGTTGTCAACCTATGCCATGATTGAAAGCCCAATTGCCAAAAAACTGAATCTTACGGCCGGTGTTCGAATGGAAAAAACCGATATGAACCTGCGCGCCTTCAATGATTCGACCGGGACAATTAACACCAATGATTTGCTTCCGTCGCTGGCTTTGACCTATAACGTCAGCGACAAAACCAATATTCGTATTTCGGCCAACCGAACGCTCGCACGCCCATCGTTCAGGGAATTTGCACCTTTGGCCACCTACGATTTTTTCGGCGGTTACATCCAGAACGGGAATCCGGATTTGAAACGGACGCTGGTGAACAACTTCGACCTGCGTTGGGAAAAATTCCCGAGCCCGGGAGAATATCTTTCGGCCAGCCTTTTTTACAAAAGATTCTTCAATCCGATTGAAAATGCACAGCTGCCACGGGCCGGCGGTTCCACCAGCCAATTCCAGTTTAAAAATGTGGATAAGTCCAGTTTGTATGGAGCCGAAGTAGAAGTTCGGAAGAACCTTGGTTCCCTCGCCGAAGCGCTAAAAAACTTCCGTGTCTCGGCTAATTTCACCTACGTCTATTCGTACGTGAATGTCACACCTGCTGAACTGCTGGCCATTCGCAGTTGGGATCCGGGCGCAAGCGATACAAGGCCGATGTACAACCAGGCACCTTACACATTCAACGGAAGTTTATCATACGACAATCCTGAAAAAGGATGGGAATCGACACTGAGTTTTAACGTAAGTGGGAAACGATTGATTGTATACCAGATAGACCTCCCTTCGATTTATCTGCAGCCTATGCCCGACATGAACTTCACGTTGAAAAAAGATCTGTCGAAGCGCTGTTCGCTGATGTTTAAAGCCAAAAACATCCTGGATAATACCTACAAGGAGCAAATCACCCTTGGCGATAACATTTACTACACCACCAAATACCAGCAAGGTCGTACATACGCCCTTACATTCAACTACCGGTTAAGTAAACAGTAA
- a CDS encoding cell wall metabolism sensor histidine kinase WalK, translated as MNTSSPRRMSVLLSVSLTLVFTLLLAGSFFMDVTYWYWSFLFVPVFFGVAHLLIHYILNHLIYDKITPIYKTIREVPVEGKKQLKRQEGSSDIISQVNMEVKAWASEKLSEIERLRDLEKYRKDFLGNVSHELKTPIFNIQGYVLTLLDGGMDDPKINRLYLERTEKSIDRMISIVEDLESITKLESGELKLNWQTFDIVKLTEDVFEMELMEAQERRISLLFQQTNTKPLWVLADKKRIFEVVSNLVMNGLKYGKKGGYVKVGFFDMDDHVLVEVSDNGIGIAKQDLPRIFERFYRVDKSRSRQQGGTGLGLAIVKHIIEAHDQTIQVRSVLDKGTTFTFTLEKGAPGK; from the coding sequence ATGAATACTTCTTCTCCAAGAAGGATGTCGGTACTACTGTCGGTATCCCTCACACTTGTGTTCACCCTTTTGTTGGCAGGCTCATTTTTCATGGATGTAACTTACTGGTACTGGAGTTTTCTCTTTGTTCCGGTTTTCTTTGGCGTTGCCCATTTGCTGATTCACTATATTTTGAATCACCTGATATACGATAAAATCACCCCCATATACAAAACCATTCGGGAAGTTCCGGTGGAAGGGAAAAAACAATTGAAGCGGCAGGAAGGCAGTAGCGATATTATTTCGCAGGTGAACATGGAAGTGAAAGCGTGGGCCAGCGAAAAGCTTTCGGAAATTGAACGTCTTCGCGATTTGGAAAAATACCGGAAAGATTTCCTGGGAAATGTTTCGCACGAGCTGAAAACGCCTATTTTCAATATTCAAGGGTATGTCCTCACGTTGCTTGATGGAGGAATGGACGATCCGAAAATCAACCGGTTGTACCTGGAACGTACTGAGAAAAGTATCGACCGGATGATTAGTATTGTAGAAGATTTGGAATCGATTACAAAACTGGAATCGGGTGAACTGAAGCTGAATTGGCAGACTTTCGACATTGTAAAACTAACCGAAGATGTATTTGAGATGGAGTTGATGGAAGCCCAGGAGCGCCGTATTTCGCTTCTTTTCCAGCAAACCAATACCAAACCACTTTGGGTGTTGGCCGACAAAAAACGCATATTCGAGGTTGTTAGCAACCTGGTAATGAACGGCCTTAAATACGGGAAAAAAGGCGGTTACGTGAAAGTCGGATTTTTCGATATGGACGACCATGTACTGGTGGAAGTTAGTGACAACGGTATTGGTATTGCTAAGCAGGATTTACCTCGTATTTTTGAGCGCTTTTACCGTGTCGATAAAAGTCGTTCGCGGCAGCAGGGTGGGACCGGCCTGGGGCTCGCCATTGTAAAACATATCATCGAAGCGCACGACCAAACCATACAGGTGCGAAGTGTACTCGATAAAGGAACAACCTTTACCTTTACGTTAGAAAAGGGCGCTCCGGGGAAATAA
- a CDS encoding lipoprotein signal peptidase, with amino-acid sequence MGKKTSSLLIVFLILLADQSLKFWVKTHMILGQEFSIFGKWFVIHFVENNGMAFGFEFAGNYGKIFLSVFRIAAVGGIAWYLTKLWKRDVPFGLTVSVSLIMAGAIGNILDSAFYGMIFNDSYGQVATLFPPDGGYSTFLHGRVVDMLYFPILEGHYPMWFPFWGGQQFIFFRPVFNLADSSITIGIFMILFFYRRFFDRHETAGNPSVAPTENVE; translated from the coding sequence ATGGGTAAGAAAACCAGCTCGTTGTTGATCGTATTCCTGATTTTATTGGCCGATCAGTCGTTGAAGTTTTGGGTGAAGACGCATATGATACTTGGACAGGAGTTTTCCATTTTCGGGAAATGGTTTGTCATTCATTTTGTAGAGAATAACGGAATGGCCTTTGGGTTTGAGTTTGCCGGAAATTATGGTAAGATTTTCCTGAGTGTTTTCCGTATTGCTGCAGTGGGCGGTATTGCCTGGTACCTCACTAAACTTTGGAAGCGAGATGTACCTTTCGGTTTGACTGTCAGTGTTTCACTTATTATGGCGGGGGCGATTGGCAACATCCTGGACAGCGCATTTTACGGGATGATTTTCAACGATAGCTATGGACAGGTGGCCACACTTTTCCCTCCCGATGGAGGTTACTCGACCTTTTTGCATGGAAGGGTAGTCGATATGTTGTATTTCCCGATTCTTGAAGGACATTATCCGATGTGGTTTCCGTTTTGGGGCGGACAACAATTCATCTTTTTCCGTCCGGTTTTCAACTTAGCCGATTCCTCGATTACCATCGGTATTTTTATGATTTTGTTTTTTTACCGTCGTTTTTTTGATCGGCATGAAACTGCAGGTAATCCTTCTGTTGCCCCAACTGAAAATGTTGAATAA
- a CDS encoding response regulator transcription factor encodes MAEKENNYKILLVDDEEDILEFISYNLEREGFKVYSARNGVEAIKMAEKKKPDLIILDVMMPEMDGIVACEEIRKIPSCKDTVIAFLTARGEDYSQIAGFEAGADDYITKPIRPKVLISRVKALLKRSGVVAADMAAPEKVIVIGNLTIDKERYLLKIDDREMILPRKEFELLSLLVSKPEKVFTREEIYNAVWGENVIVGDRTIDVHIRKLREKIGNDHIKTLKGIGYKFVN; translated from the coding sequence ATGGCAGAAAAAGAAAACAACTACAAAATTCTCCTGGTAGACGACGAAGAGGATATTCTAGAGTTTATCAGTTATAATCTTGAGCGTGAGGGATTTAAGGTTTACTCGGCGCGAAATGGAGTGGAAGCCATTAAAATGGCCGAAAAGAAAAAACCGGATCTGATTATTCTCGATGTTATGATGCCTGAAATGGATGGTATTGTGGCCTGTGAAGAGATACGCAAGATTCCATCCTGTAAGGATACAGTGATTGCCTTCCTGACGGCACGTGGTGAAGATTATTCGCAGATTGCCGGTTTCGAGGCTGGCGCCGATGATTATATTACCAAGCCCATCAGGCCAAAGGTGCTCATCAGCCGTGTAAAAGCTTTGCTGAAGCGCTCAGGTGTTGTAGCTGCTGATATGGCGGCCCCGGAAAAGGTTATCGTCATTGGTAATCTGACGATTGATAAGGAGCGCTATCTGCTGAAAATTGATGACAGGGAGATGATTCTTCCCCGAAAGGAATTTGAATTGCTTTCGCTGCTCGTTTCAAAACCGGAAAAAGTATTCACCCGGGAGGAGATTTACAATGCGGTGTGGGGAGAGAATGTCATTGTGGGTGATCGCACCATCGATGTGCATATCAGAAAATTACGTGAAAAAATAGGTAACGACCATATCAAAACATTGAAAGGTATTGGTTATAAGTTTGTGAATTAA
- a CDS encoding TraR/DksA C4-type zinc finger protein — translation MAEKKRYSDEELSEFRDIILKKLEKARKDYELYRNAITHGDGNDTQDTSPTFKVLEEGAATLSKEEAGKLAQRQQKFIQHLEAALIRIENKTYGICRETGKLISKERLRAVPHATLSIDAKNKQR, via the coding sequence ATGGCTGAAAAAAAGAGATATTCAGATGAAGAGTTGTCCGAATTTCGGGACATCATTCTGAAGAAACTTGAGAAAGCGAGGAAAGATTACGAGTTGTACCGTAATGCCATAACCCACGGCGACGGGAACGACACACAAGACACTTCGCCTACATTTAAAGTGCTGGAAGAAGGAGCTGCCACGCTTTCGAAAGAAGAAGCCGGAAAACTGGCTCAACGGCAGCAAAAATTTATTCAGCACCTGGAAGCGGCATTAATTCGTATCGAAAACAAAACCTACGGTATTTGCCGCGAAACAGGAAAACTAATTTCGAAAGAACGACTGCGTGCCGTTCCTCACGCTACGCTCAGTATCGATGCAAAAAACAAGCAACGGTAA
- a CDS encoding carboxypeptidase-like regulatory domain-containing protein — translation MKKFVLSVLLIGSTVLAMAANKESKPENTSTNTTAPTQLSGEVIDKNTNETLVGVKVTIDGTDKVAYTDFDGKYRFDNLKPGKYKLTASYISYENSTVENILLTPKANEVDFSLKNSN, via the coding sequence ATGAAAAAATTTGTTTTATCCGTTTTATTGATTGGAAGCACAGTTCTCGCAATGGCTGCCAACAAAGAGAGTAAGCCGGAAAATACTTCGACTAATACTACTGCACCAACCCAATTGTCTGGTGAAGTAATTGACAAGAACACAAATGAAACACTGGTCGGCGTAAAAGTAACCATCGACGGGACCGATAAAGTTGCCTACACCGATTTTGACGGGAAATACCGTTTCGACAATTTGAAGCCTGGCAAATACAAGCTAACAGCTTCTTATATTTCTTACGAAAATTCGACAGTCGAAAATATCCTACTCACTCCAAAAGCCAATGAAGTTGATTTTAGTCTGAAGAATTCGAACTAA
- a CDS encoding toxin-antitoxin system YwqK family antitoxin, whose translation MKKLIGLIAILLFLLPNTFAQDIRKIDGMYYAGSEPYSGEYIQYYDNGNPKMRMNLKEGLKDGKAKLYFEDGKLKGICSYKDNEMDGTWITYNQQGVKVAVANYKKGKKDGEWKIWDDQGSLIYEMNYVNGEKSGTWKKYGPEEKLLGERTF comes from the coding sequence ATGAAGAAGTTAATTGGATTAATCGCGATATTACTTTTCCTTTTACCCAATACATTCGCACAGGATATCCGTAAAATTGATGGGATGTACTACGCTGGCTCGGAACCGTATTCCGGCGAATATATCCAGTACTACGATAATGGAAATCCGAAAATGAGAATGAACCTGAAAGAAGGTTTAAAGGATGGAAAAGCAAAACTCTATTTCGAAGATGGTAAACTGAAAGGAATTTGTTCGTATAAGGACAACGAAATGGATGGTACCTGGATAACCTATAACCAGCAGGGGGTTAAAGTTGCTGTTGCCAACTACAAAAAAGGGAAGAAAGATGGTGAATGGAAAATCTGGGACGACCAGGGAAGTCTTATTTATGAAATGAACTATGTGAATGGAGAGAAATCAGGTACATGGAAAAAATATGGCCCGGAAGAAAAATTGCTGGGCGAACGTACCTTTTAA